A genomic segment from Ramlibacter agri encodes:
- a CDS encoding phytanoyl-CoA dioxygenase family protein: MNAAPASEPAAPGLDGPQHRAHCRDREDEFAARLAFLHKAQAAAGDDGGYRALLALVIRAVTDIHRHGYAVIPRLLDAHCIERLRDGLAPLIGVSDEQFQRLHAAGVHTAFHVHNALAKTRAADEVALNPTVRAVIGGILGFDFLFHAGAIVTAHSAGCVEQPLHRDDASFYALPRPRMPLVITATLALDDFTRENGGTRLAPGSCWWERERRPQEEEMTSIEMAAGSVLLWDGAIFHGAGANRSREARRTLFLVYTRGWLRTQYNQFLSVPRELVLSLPAELQKDLGYTRSLRALGECDGHDPLPYLQALQGRGDGAQRCLGPEAA; the protein is encoded by the coding sequence ATGAACGCCGCGCCTGCCTCCGAACCGGCCGCCCCAGGCCTCGATGGGCCGCAGCATCGCGCGCATTGCCGCGACCGCGAGGACGAGTTCGCCGCGCGGCTGGCCTTCCTGCACAAGGCGCAAGCAGCGGCGGGCGACGACGGCGGCTACCGCGCGCTGCTGGCGCTCGTGATACGCGCGGTGACGGATATACACCGCCATGGGTACGCCGTGATACCGCGCCTGCTCGATGCGCACTGCATCGAGCGGTTGCGCGATGGCTTGGCGCCGCTCATCGGGGTCTCGGACGAACAGTTCCAGCGCCTGCATGCGGCCGGCGTGCACACCGCCTTCCACGTGCACAACGCGCTGGCCAAGACGCGCGCGGCGGACGAAGTGGCGCTCAACCCCACGGTGCGTGCGGTGATCGGCGGCATCCTCGGTTTCGACTTCCTCTTCCACGCAGGCGCGATCGTCACCGCGCACAGCGCGGGCTGCGTGGAGCAGCCGCTGCATCGCGACGATGCGTCCTTCTACGCCTTGCCGCGGCCGCGCATGCCGCTGGTCATCACCGCCACACTTGCGCTGGACGACTTCACGCGCGAGAACGGCGGCACGCGCCTGGCGCCGGGCAGCTGCTGGTGGGAGCGCGAGCGCCGCCCGCAGGAAGAGGAGATGACTTCCATCGAAATGGCCGCCGGCTCCGTGCTGCTGTGGGACGGTGCGATCTTCCACGGCGCCGGGGCGAATCGCTCGCGCGAGGCGCGCCGCACGCTGTTCCTCGTCTACACCCGCGGCTGGCTGCGCACCCAGTACAACCAGTTCCTGTCGGTGCCGCGCGAGCTGGTGCTGTCCCTGCCGGCCGAACTGCAGAAGGACCTGGGCTACACGCGCAGCCTGCGCGCGCTGGGCGAATGCGATGGCCACGATCCCCTGCCCTACCTGCAGGCCCTGCAGGGCCGGGGCGACGGAGCGCAGCGATGCCTGGGACCCGAAGCCGCCTGA
- a CDS encoding class I SAM-dependent methyltransferase translates to MSDAPSTVQAYISRRQSPEARTVGELYGTENFCHFLYSLVRMDRPATVVELGCGGAATALMAAQALHENGHGRLWTVDNGSDWDSDVVRGPCLYAGGYGESTISYPDFIHALCDRLGLAERLSLVEMTLDGETFFDPGQKVDMLFADATPSHAEGCLALLKYYLPRVSDYASIFIDRAGTINHAWLLLRYVVASLQAGKIPRHLVDGASQQEVDAMQRLVRSCEFQLINLTETAHGKKNKAQNSRAWIKIQPHDYVPHNDVLTFGSVTSPWELK, encoded by the coding sequence ATGTCAGACGCTCCGAGCACCGTGCAGGCCTACATCAGCCGGCGCCAGTCGCCCGAGGCACGAACCGTCGGCGAGTTGTACGGCACCGAGAACTTCTGCCACTTCCTCTACAGCCTGGTCCGCATGGACCGGCCCGCCACGGTCGTCGAACTCGGTTGCGGCGGCGCGGCCACCGCGCTGATGGCGGCGCAGGCGCTGCACGAGAACGGGCATGGCCGGCTCTGGACCGTCGACAACGGCAGCGACTGGGACAGCGACGTGGTCCGCGGTCCCTGCCTGTACGCCGGCGGCTATGGCGAGTCCACGATTTCGTATCCGGATTTCATCCACGCCTTGTGCGACCGCCTCGGCCTGGCCGAGCGCCTGTCGCTGGTGGAAATGACGCTGGATGGCGAAACCTTCTTCGACCCCGGCCAGAAAGTCGACATGTTGTTTGCCGACGCGACGCCTTCGCACGCCGAAGGCTGCCTCGCGCTGCTCAAGTACTACTTGCCGCGCGTGAGCGACTACGCGTCCATCTTCATCGACCGCGCCGGCACGATCAACCATGCATGGCTGCTGCTGCGGTACGTGGTGGCAAGCCTGCAGGCCGGCAAGATCCCGCGCCACCTGGTGGACGGTGCGTCGCAGCAGGAGGTCGATGCCATGCAGCGGCTCGTGCGCAGCTGCGAGTTCCAGTTGATCAACCTCACCGAGACCGCGCACGGCAAGAAGAACAAGGCGCAGAACAGCCGCGCCTGGATCAAGATCCAGCCGCACGACTACGTGCCGCACAACGACGTGCTCACGTTCGGCTCCGTCACGAGCCCGTGGGAGCTGAAGTAA
- a CDS encoding RiPP maturation radical SAM C-methyltransferase yields MGHLPAAFSAAPVVLASMPFGILHSPSLALGILQARLAGAGIRTACRHFTIDYAARIGTAAYQRVAGGFPRTTSLLGEWIFSHAIRPKTPAQQETYFRHVFGDYAAARGVEQELRIRSIEQILGWAEAAGDFVDYAAREILAYQPRMVCLTSVFEQNLASIALAQRLHEIAPGVTVVMGGANCEGEMGRELARRFPCIDVVVSGEGDRVIVPLVEGLLRGERWQDIASLAPLVDPQASAGNFLQARMVHDLGDPPRPDFDAYFHDLAQRPSVGAGLPVEIPMESSRGCWWGEKHHCTFCGLNGATMGFRSKAPDAVVREVQAYAASYPGRKIAFVDNIMDSGYFATLLPELARLETGTEFFYEIKSNVTRAQVRALRDAGVRHIQPGIESLSDHVLGLMKKGVSAMQNLQLLKWCMEYAVRVDWNVLWGFPGESPEDYEAMARMVPWLVHLEPPARGSRIRLDRHSPNFKEAEAFGFTRVRPYPAYGLVHDGLPAQAVAKLAYFFEADHALDAQVDAYTRPLAEAIACWHEVHARSTFFSLEREGAVVLVDTRPARTGPQTRVLQDVSAQLVMRCDTARTVSGLARELPEYSPARIREELDALCAQGVVWSDGRRYLGLAVAFTTFLESRRRGRLEQGMDAMLAAAGT; encoded by the coding sequence ATGGGCCACCTCCCGGCGGCATTCTCGGCGGCGCCCGTGGTGCTGGCAAGCATGCCCTTCGGCATCCTGCACAGCCCTTCGCTGGCGCTGGGCATCCTGCAGGCGCGGCTGGCGGGCGCCGGCATCCGCACCGCCTGCCGGCACTTCACCATCGACTACGCGGCGCGCATCGGGACGGCGGCGTACCAGCGCGTGGCCGGCGGCTTTCCGCGCACGACGTCCCTGCTCGGCGAATGGATCTTCAGCCACGCGATCCGCCCGAAGACGCCCGCGCAGCAGGAAACTTACTTCCGCCACGTGTTCGGCGACTACGCGGCGGCGCGCGGCGTCGAGCAGGAACTGCGCATCCGATCGATCGAGCAGATCCTGGGATGGGCGGAGGCGGCCGGCGACTTCGTCGACTATGCGGCGCGCGAGATCCTGGCGTACCAGCCGCGCATGGTCTGCCTCACCTCCGTGTTCGAGCAGAACCTGGCCAGCATCGCGCTGGCGCAGCGGCTGCATGAGATCGCGCCCGGCGTCACCGTCGTGATGGGCGGCGCCAATTGCGAAGGCGAGATGGGGCGGGAGCTGGCGCGGCGCTTTCCGTGCATCGACGTCGTCGTCTCGGGCGAAGGCGATCGCGTCATCGTGCCGCTGGTCGAAGGCTTGCTGCGCGGCGAACGCTGGCAAGACATCGCCTCACTGGCGCCCTTGGTCGACCCGCAGGCGAGCGCCGGCAACTTCCTGCAGGCGCGCATGGTGCACGACCTGGGCGACCCGCCGCGCCCCGACTTCGACGCCTACTTCCACGACCTCGCGCAGCGGCCCAGCGTCGGCGCCGGCCTGCCGGTCGAAATCCCGATGGAGTCGTCGCGCGGCTGCTGGTGGGGCGAGAAGCACCACTGCACCTTCTGCGGCCTGAACGGCGCGACCATGGGCTTTCGCAGCAAGGCGCCCGATGCCGTAGTGCGCGAGGTGCAGGCCTATGCGGCCAGCTATCCGGGCCGCAAGATCGCCTTCGTCGACAACATCATGGACAGCGGCTACTTCGCGACGCTGTTGCCCGAACTGGCGCGGCTGGAGACCGGCACGGAGTTCTTCTACGAGATCAAGAGCAACGTGACGCGCGCGCAGGTCCGCGCGCTGCGCGACGCCGGCGTGCGGCATATCCAGCCCGGCATAGAAAGCCTCAGCGACCACGTGCTGGGCCTCATGAAGAAGGGCGTCAGCGCCATGCAGAACCTGCAGCTGCTGAAGTGGTGCATGGAATACGCGGTGCGGGTGGACTGGAACGTGCTGTGGGGCTTCCCGGGCGAGTCGCCGGAAGACTACGAGGCGATGGCGCGCATGGTGCCCTGGCTGGTGCACCTGGAGCCGCCGGCGCGCGGCTCGCGCATCCGGCTGGACCGGCACAGCCCGAATTTCAAGGAGGCCGAGGCCTTCGGCTTCACGCGTGTGCGTCCATATCCGGCTTACGGGTTGGTGCATGACGGCTTGCCGGCACAGGCCGTGGCCAAGCTCGCTTACTTCTTCGAGGCCGACCATGCGCTGGATGCGCAGGTCGATGCGTACACGCGTCCGCTGGCCGAGGCGATCGCCTGCTGGCACGAAGTGCACGCCCGCAGCACCTTCTTCTCGCTGGAGCGCGAGGGCGCGGTGGTACTGGTGGACACCCGGCCGGCGCGCACAGGGCCGCAGACCCGCGTGCTCCAGGACGTGTCGGCACAGCTGGTGATGCGCTGCGACACGGCCCGCACGGTGAGCGGCCTGGCGCGCGAGCTGCCCGAATATTCGCCCGCGCGCATCCGGGAAGAACTGGATGCGCTGTGCGCGCAGGGCGTGGTGTGGAGCGATGGCCGCCGCTACCTGGGCTTGGCGGTGGCCTTCACCACCTTCCTGGAATCGCGGCGGCGCGGCCGGCTGGAGCAAGGAATGGATGCGATGCTCGCAGCCGCGGGCACATGA
- a CDS encoding O-methyltransferase, which produces MTTPTPEVLAVIEEALVQHRAFGDSAYIVGQLEVAFLRRLERVAEAIPAAGELVAAFARCDAQQRYRLAGNTVLRCAVQHAYTRLETGKDVGLTLAESEQVILRTLQHLAEGRGGTPHENGSIALQRLGDQDFHGWIWNDAYPDDAYGHAFRRILDLEYGGVLCSIDDSELAMLRQGEQLLRELLPDLGRSALTHAHQVGCFPDLGFWRGKVSSSQIRMGGTIFLNRNMLRNPWCTAEHLLHESLHQKLYDFRHGHSLLDVDAPMENSPRVVSLWNAQEFNRANHWDTHRAFAAFHVYAQLALLATLAERRAGELEPRYGPFRGMVSSRKALDRARYLGEELHTQCASHLGLAGLRMRDWLMTILEHLDPAPPPRGAYVHLMLDLYVREANRMEMLLRAPDVAPAFVRELANAAELEIEASRYILSAVGAQPQLEQLDRQLAQPEQQFPEVRRCIAQALLQASPSGYGLNTRAKDGFDADLAVRRMVELGSDNLVLAQAGVPRAVAAAKRRAREMRFVGSSQDEVGRLLSMLAAAVPRAGRVLEVGTGVGVGLAWITTGLHQRRDVEVASIEGDRRLLDSACTWPWPEGVRLLAGDACELLPTLGDFDLVFADAAPVKYGQLDALLRLLRPGGVLVVDDLCATPTATRQEMAERDGLRLALLRHPSLQAVELDWSTRVVLATRIRDTVPA; this is translated from the coding sequence ATGACTACGCCCACGCCGGAAGTCCTCGCGGTCATCGAGGAGGCGCTCGTCCAGCATCGCGCCTTCGGTGACAGCGCCTATATCGTCGGCCAGCTCGAAGTCGCATTCCTGCGGCGGCTCGAGCGCGTGGCCGAAGCCATCCCCGCGGCGGGCGAATTGGTCGCGGCTTTCGCTCGGTGCGATGCGCAGCAGCGCTATCGCCTGGCCGGCAACACGGTGCTGCGCTGCGCGGTGCAGCACGCCTATACGCGCCTCGAGACCGGCAAGGACGTCGGCCTCACCTTGGCGGAGTCGGAGCAGGTGATCCTGCGCACCTTGCAGCACCTGGCCGAAGGCCGTGGCGGCACGCCGCACGAGAACGGCTCCATCGCATTGCAGCGCCTGGGCGACCAGGACTTCCACGGCTGGATCTGGAACGACGCCTACCCGGACGATGCCTACGGCCACGCCTTCCGCCGCATCCTCGACCTGGAATATGGCGGCGTGCTGTGCTCCATCGACGACAGCGAACTGGCGATGCTGCGCCAGGGCGAACAGCTGCTGCGCGAACTGCTGCCGGACCTGGGCCGCAGCGCCTTGACGCACGCGCACCAGGTCGGCTGCTTCCCCGACCTCGGGTTCTGGCGCGGCAAGGTCTCCAGCTCGCAGATCCGCATGGGCGGGACGATCTTCCTCAACCGCAACATGCTGCGCAACCCGTGGTGCACGGCCGAACACCTGCTGCACGAGTCGCTGCACCAGAAGCTGTACGACTTCCGGCACGGGCATTCGCTGCTGGACGTGGATGCGCCGATGGAAAACTCGCCGCGCGTGGTGTCGCTGTGGAACGCGCAGGAATTCAACCGCGCGAACCACTGGGACACGCATCGCGCCTTCGCCGCCTTCCATGTCTACGCGCAGCTGGCGCTGCTGGCCACCTTGGCGGAGCGGCGCGCGGGCGAGCTCGAGCCGCGCTACGGTCCCTTCCGCGGCATGGTGTCCAGCCGCAAGGCGCTGGATAGAGCGCGCTATCTCGGCGAGGAACTGCACACGCAGTGCGCCAGCCACCTCGGGCTGGCGGGGCTGCGCATGCGCGACTGGCTGATGACCATCCTGGAGCACCTGGACCCGGCGCCGCCGCCGCGCGGCGCCTACGTGCACCTGATGCTGGACCTGTACGTGCGCGAAGCAAACCGGATGGAGATGCTGCTGCGCGCGCCGGACGTCGCGCCCGCCTTCGTGCGCGAACTCGCGAACGCCGCAGAATTGGAGATCGAGGCGAGCCGCTACATCCTGTCGGCGGTCGGGGCGCAGCCGCAGCTGGAACAGCTCGATCGCCAGCTGGCGCAACCCGAGCAGCAGTTCCCCGAGGTGCGGCGCTGCATCGCGCAGGCGCTGCTGCAGGCTTCGCCCAGCGGCTACGGGCTCAACACTCGCGCGAAGGATGGCTTCGATGCCGACCTCGCGGTGCGGCGGATGGTGGAGCTCGGAAGCGACAACCTGGTGCTGGCGCAGGCCGGCGTGCCGCGCGCGGTGGCGGCGGCGAAGCGGCGCGCCCGCGAGATGCGCTTCGTGGGTTCCAGCCAGGACGAGGTCGGGCGGTTGCTGTCCATGCTCGCGGCCGCGGTGCCGCGCGCGGGCCGCGTGCTCGAAGTCGGCACCGGCGTGGGCGTCGGGCTGGCGTGGATCACGACCGGCCTGCACCAGCGCCGGGACGTCGAGGTCGCCAGCATCGAGGGCGACCGGCGCCTGCTGGATTCGGCCTGTACCTGGCCCTGGCCCGAGGGCGTGCGGCTGCTGGCCGGCGACGCCTGCGAGCTGCTGCCCACGCTGGGCGACTTCGACCTCGTGTTCGCGGACGCGGCGCCGGTCAAGTACGGCCAGCTCGACGCGCTGCTGCGGCTGCTGCGCCCGGGCGGCGTGCTGGTGGTCGACGACCTTTGCGCCACGCCCACGGCGACCCGCCAGGAAATGGCGGAGCGCGATGGCCTGCGGCTCGCGCTGCTGCGCCATCCTTCGCTGCAAGCGGTGGAACTCGATTGGTCCACGCGCGTGGTGCTGGCCACGCGCATCCGCGACACTGTGCCTGCCTGA